In Dermacentor variabilis isolate Ectoservices chromosome 10, ASM5094787v1, whole genome shotgun sequence, the genomic window gggtgttttcgcatttcgcccccatcgaaatgcggccgccgtggccgggattcgatcccgcgaccaacGTGACTTTGCGTCTTCGACCACGGCTATACCAGCCGCATTCTGATCGGGCAGGAATGGTGCAGCGCTCGAGTGCCGTGCCTTTCGAAGAGCCACGtggtggtcataattaatccggagcccccagcAATGGCGTCTCACATATGTCGCCTTCGAGACGGCAAACGCCGTTGATCACTCACCAGGCACAAGTGAAAAGAGGCTGCTCAGTTTGAATGGCGTCTCATTAGGAAAGCCGGAGGCGCAGTGCCGTATCCTCCaacttttcaaaaaagaaagcgGTCGCGCTTCCAAGGAGCTGCCTGCAGCCGCTAGGAGCTCGCCTGCTTCCAGGGAAGCGCAGAAGTCGTACGGCATTATTTCCAATGTGCACACACGCGCTGAATGCCATCTGAGGTTGCGCTATGTGTTATGGAAAAGTCAACCTACCTACACGTGAAGTATATCTATCCACTATTTCGTACTATTGCTATCCTGTATAAATACGGCGCCACGTATGACTTCCGTACAGTGAGAAATCTAATTGTTATCAGCGTTCGATCATGCGGATCGACCAGCGCTCCAGGATCATCCATTTCTGATGCACACGTGGCGttgaataaacaaagaaacacgcAAGATGGTGCAAGGAGCCTTAACTGAATGAGTATTGAGTTGTACTCAACCACTAAAGAGAGGTCTTTACTGTCTCGCTTTAACGCTCAGCGACACTTGCTCTTACGACAGTCAAATGACCGAAAATGGCGGGTATATGGAGCGAGCACGTTTCCCCATGTCGCCTCCTCACGGCGCGCTTTCACAACGCAGCTACGCTGCGAAGGAGCTGCCCAAGGCGTTCGTCCGCTGACGGCTTTCCTGGGAACAAAGAGCATCCGCGATGGCGTCGCGGCCGGCATCACAGCCACCGCCACCACAAGATGTCCCGGCACCGGCATCAGCGCCCGGAGGATCGCCGGAGCAGCGGCCTACGGTGCCGACTGCCGGAATGACCGGAATGCCCATGACTCGAATGCCCATGACTGGAATGCCCATGGCCGGAATGCCCATGGCCGGAATGCCCATGACTGGAATGCCCATGGCCGGAATGCCCATGGCTGGAATGCCCATGGCTGGAATGCCCATGGCTGGAGTGCCCATGGCTGGAATGCCCGTGACTGGAATGCCCGTGACCGGAATGCCCATGGCAGGAATGCCCGTGACCGGAATGCCCATGGCAGGAATGCCCATGGCCGGAATGCCGGTGGCTGGCGGCCCTATCAATGCGCAGCGCGGACCCTACGTTCAAATGCCGACGCCGGGATTGGCGCCGTCGGCCTTGCCGGCTATTCAGGGTTGTCCCGCGGGTCTGGAATACCTGGCCAAGATCGACCAACTGCTTATCCACCAAGCTATAGAGATCCTGGAAAGTACGTGTCGCTCCCCGGTGCGGTCGATTCGCGGGCGAGACGTAGACTCGATCGGAAACCGCGCAAAATTACAGGGCGTGAGAAAGTGTCATACATAACAGCCCTCACTAGCAGCAaagcgttcatttttttttttttttgaggtagCACATATAAgtacatcgctttgcaagaaaaaaaaaacgcgagaacACATCAAGGGAGCATGCGTGGTAGTAAAACAAGTACGCAATCTCTCCGGTTAGAGCGAAATTTCCTtcggaaagaatgaaattgcgaGGAAAGCTTACACCAGCATCACCGCTCTTGTCGATGTGGAGGGTGTCAGGGATTAGTGGTGCGCGCTCATCATGGTAGTTTCACAATATGGCGTaatctagaaaaaaaagaaagagttgctCACAGCCACTTTAAACGCCGTGCAATCACACGTGGTTATCTTTCTTGCTTACTGACCTCATCTGAGGGTTCACGCACGCGGTAATTCAACCAAGGCCTCATTTGTCCGACAGAAAAGTCACCGAGAAAAAAGAATCCGATAAACGAAGTCCCCACTTAAAATATACTACCCATTTTTCCGCAACGTCTTTCATTGTAGGTCCCTCGATTGACTTTTTTGACACGGATTACCAAGCTTACTTGGAGCAGTAAATAGCAGACTAACGCCTGAACTTTTGAGTTAGCGCCGATCTAATCTGGCTTTATTGTCTTTCTTTAATTAGGACCTTTGTTGATTAAGAGAGCTTTACCTATTAGTGatcttggtgccttacctcccacttaaATTGCGGCTTCTGAAATCGGCCTAGCTACGGCTTCATTGATTACCTCCATATTCATCTTCCTGTTATAAAGCTGCATATTTCATTGCGATAACAAggctgaatttgtctgcttttaccttaACGCCGTATAGTTAGGTCTATTTCTTCTCGATTAAGAACTGGAGTACTCTAGCATATACTGTAACTCTATGCTAGTGTAGAGTCGTTTCTTTCAAACTTTTTATTTGTGGAAACCCTGAATTGCCTCTCAAGGTCGCGGGTGTAAATGATTTATTCAAGTTAGATCCGGGTGGAAGCATAAATCTCTGTGTTGCTGTCCTTGCTTCCGTTTGGAATTACGTTCGATTTTGCAAAAAGCACTTATGCAAAACAAGAAATCGGGTGAATTTAGTATGTGTCAAAAAGTCCTGCTTTCAAGTTCTCGGCGGTTGCCGCCGCCGAAAGCGTGGTCCAGGGGCATTTGTCCTCGCTTTATTTCAATGCGAAACAGTTTTACGACCTTaaacgttaaaaaaagaagacacagaaCACATCCCTGTCGATACGTGCCACCGATTGCTTCGCGAGCGCGCCGGCTCCGTCGTGGGGAAGACTATTCATGGCGGGAGTAGATCACGTGACCGCGACTAGCCAATCAGCAGCTCGGGGAAGAAGAGAAACGGGTCGCGCGGCGCGTACCCCACTCCAGTGACCTTACGCTAGCGCGTTGCACAGCACCGGTAAACCGCTATTTAGTGAGCAGTAATAATTTTAGGGAcaacctaaaactctctaatacgtACTTGGGATGTGGACACGCTAACAACTGAGGTATCGTGCAACCTTCGCACTTGGCAACGTTTTATCGGTTTTCCGAGCGTACTAATTTGGGAATGTTAGCGACTGTGCACGCGTCTCGGAGGCCATAACAGGCAACACTGTGATATTGCGACGACGTCGTTCACATCGTAGAGCAGCTTTTGTTCTTGAGAAAATGACGGTGTCCCATCGCACGTAACAAAGGGCGCAAGCGAGCACTGAAAATTGCTGATGGTACATTTGACGCCCAAAGAATTTCAGACACAAGACGAAACGCAGGAGTGCAAATACTAGGAACTGCAGGTAAATATGATTTGATCATTGACAGTATGTGGCCCTTTGGGACCcttagaatcttttttttttaatcgtggGCACCGCGATGATGGGCTATTAGATCAACAATTTCCCAGTTTTGTGCAAATTTATGTCGAATAACATGGTCGTGGAACACTGAACTCATCCGCAGAAAAACTTTCAGCCATACGAATCGACTGCACAGTACTATGGCAAATTTGGTTGTTACAAACAGAAAATGACAGAGTTAACAGCCCAATACAGCAGCACTCAAAGCGCTTCCGTAAACTAGGCTATACTGCAGCCTACACAACCCACCCAATGTTGTCCGTTGGCGTACAGCGTGACAGTGTGGATTCGTGCTATGCAGAGCACGAATCCATAATGTCACGCCATACGCCAACGGACTACTTTGTGTGGCAATGAATGGAAAGCTAAGGGCGCGGACCTTCTGCAcgtgtgttactgcgccaagtagtacGGCAGCGTTTGAAAACACTTTTTGTTTCCTGCAACAGACGCTCAATCGACGCAGtattccacgtgcgacggttccGAGTTTGCAAAGACCGCAGGAGGGAAAAGCCTGTAACGGATTCAACACTCAGTGGTGCGTtcttgcagcgaagctgtctatggctaggatctggcgtATCGCGTCCGTGGCTTGACCAACAATATTTTGTTAtgcttgggccgatcccgaagatagtgcgcaataccaggccgaccggCGATGGCGAGGTGCAGTTCGCCTTTGAGGGAACCACAAGCACAGCTTCgattggtcatccttcttcacagagtggaagggcactgttttttttttctctcttagtTGTTGTAAATGCGTTGTTTGCGTTTTCAGTGCTCCAGATTATACTATAACGCGGATGAAATTGTGGGAATCCTTTTCCCAAGCGCTCCCGCTTGCTCGCGCTTTGCCTCCGCAGCCTTCTCCtcattgccgcagaaagttgtcgTGAGAGATGCGATATCAGAACTGAGTTACGAATTTTAACTCAaacctgtgcccagcaaaacaagtcaCTCTCAAGACAATGACAACGGCAAGCACCCTCGTCGATCGTCGAGAACAGAAGCGTTGGCTATTTATGCACGGCTCAGTGAACCTTCCAGTGCAATCGCCGGTTCTCGCGCAAGTTCCAGAGTACcccaccattcgcgtcgcgcgcataatctgataacacaaggccCAGCGACAAGATAGGCAACAGATAGAACCAGCGATAACGCACGGGAAACTTCCGAAACAGAAGGGCGCGccttgtgctgagcgataacttcCAACAGTTTCTATAGCCGGTGAAACATTACGGTAAAAGATAAGGTACCCACGTCAATATAGCGTCTTCCTTTACGCTTTGAATCAGTGACTGCCGCTATTTTACCTTTTCGAGAGAGCTGACAAGAGGAACGTTGGCAGAGTCAGATTGCACGCTGACGCTCGTATGTTCAACTCGCACAGTGTTGGTTCCGTTCGAGCAGCAGAACAAGTACGTTGTGAAGAACTCCATGGGCCAGTTCGTCTTCATGGCGCTCGAGCAGAGTGACCTATTGAGCCGATGCTTCTGCGGCAGCATCCGACCATTCCAGATGTCGCTGATCGACTACCGCAACGTCGAAGTGTTGCGGCTTTTCCGGCCACTTCGCTGCGACTGCGGCCTTTGTTGGTGCTGCCTCCAGGCACGTACATATTGTCCATTGTACGGTAAGGCTAGAGCTGTTCAATTGTAGAACTTGCGCACGCATCCTTTCCGAATCGCGGAAACTCGTtcgggctttttttttcatcgagtCCCCGCAATGCCCTCTGGGATACCCTGCAGGCATCGCAACAATACCTTCCGTGACCTCTTATATAGTAGATGATCCCTAACAAAGGCATCGCTCACCTTCGTACTACGGTGCAACAGTCCAGACAAGAGGTAGACAGAATGGTAAAGAGCAGGTAGGGAGAGGAGGCACAGAATGGGCAGAAACGACGCAGCCACGAAAGGAGtgaacagccttgccactcttcaccCGCAGCTCCGATACAGGGGGGCAGGAGGGGGGGCGAGACGCTAGTGTGGGAGAGTAAATAGGCAACGTAAGAAGGCAAGAAAGCGCTACCACTGCACAGAACAGCGCTTGCGGACAAAGCGGATAAATTTAGGTTCAAAGAACGCGCACGCaccgtgggaatcgatgtaagcgaagcttctgatgctgtttgctttgattggcgatagTTGGCGCTGATGTTGGCGgagaatgtgtaatttcttcagcgcttAGTTCAATACGAGAGTGGTGGGTTCATGTTGAgcgttactttgcgtgcaccactgccgtCTGTCTGCGTAGTTCAGAAAACACAAACGGAGACCTGTTTGCTTAAGGCATTGTAGTGCATCGTTGTTCGTAAGCTGatagggttgagcattatcattgcttacattgcacatcgcatcgtggcagaaatgTACAGAAAATTTTGTCAAAAACGGCTAGTCAGCAATTAGTTAGCGTTTGTTATAATAAGTTGagtatgtgtttcaatttctcgtacATGTCTGCCTCTTCCAATAACCCAGTTCAAGAAtaataattatgctatctgccgcatggaaaacttaaaaatgataaCCCTTTATACGTGTGTATACGTTATATCAGTTCTCACGTGCGCCATTACCTAGACTACCAGGCATTTCTGGGCACGATAATGAAACTTACTGTTAAAACGAAGAcgaattgtcgttcattgtttaaTGTGCTTGTTTTCTCGTATTATGCCCACATGTCCCCACTCGGTTATCTTTTGCCCCTGTCTTTAATTACATGTTTTTGAAGGTAAATTGTAGGTAATATCCGTGCGCCAGCTCTCACACGTTAGGGTTGTTTCTGGGCACGTTAAATAAATAGGTACTACATTCTCGGGCGCAGGAAATGGACGTGCACGACGCATCCGGTGCTTCGATGGGCTCCATCCGGATGGAGTTCGCGATCATACACCCGACCTTCTCGGTGCGGGACAGCCAGGGGAACGTTGTCCTGCTAGTCAAGGGCCCCTTCTGCACAACGTCCATCTGTTGCCAGGACGTGGTCTTCGATATCCTAGCCACGGACGGCGTCACCAAGCTGGGCGCGATAACGAAGACCTGGACCGGAGCGCTCAGGGAGGCCTTCACCGACGCCGACAACTTCGCGGTCACGTTCCCCATGGACTTGGACGTGAAGATTAAGGCCGTGCTGCTCGGCGCGGTCTTTGTAATTGTGagtggttgattgattgattgatttccgCATTGTTGGCGCGCTGGAGGGCTACTAATGTTGACAACCTGGCCATTCTTTCCTAACACTGAAAGCTAAGTACACGAGCATACTCGCATTTAGcctccatcgatatg contains:
- the LOC142560163 gene encoding phospholipid scramblase 2-like isoform X2, which gives rise to MASRPASQPPPPQDVPAPASAPGGSPEQRPTVPTAGMTGMPMTRMPMTGMPMAGMPMAGMPMTGMPMAGMPMAGMPMAGMPMAGVPMAGMPVTGMPVTGMPMAGMPVTGMPMAGMPMAGMPVAGGPINAQRGPYVQMPTPGLAPSALPAIQGCPAGLEYLAKIDQLLIHQAIEILEMLVPFEQQNKYVVKNSMGQFVFMALEQSDLLSRCFCGSIRPFQMSLIDYRNVEVLRLFRPLRCDCGLCWCCLQEMDVHDASGASMGSIRMEFAIIHPTFSVRDSQGNVVLLVKGPFCTTSICCQDVVFDILATDGVTKLGAITKTWTGALREAFTDADNFAVTFPMDLDVKIKAVLLGAVFVIDFVFFENSAGGNNTDCPGNLIN